The Sulfurihydrogenibium sp. YO3AOP1 genome has a window encoding:
- the leuD gene encoding 3-isopropylmalate dehydratase small subunit: protein MMIRGRVWKFKDDVDTDQIIPARYLVTTDPKELAKHVMEDADPTFPSKVKEGDILVAGKNFGCGSSREHAPLAIKGAGIAAVVAESFARIFFRNAINLGLLIIESPEAAREAEEGDILEIDINQGVIRNVTKNKEYKIKPLPENLQAILKAGGLMEYAKEKIKNAS, encoded by the coding sequence ATTATGATTAGAGGAAGAGTTTGGAAGTTTAAAGATGACGTTGATACAGACCAAATAATACCTGCAAGATATCTTGTGACTACAGACCCAAAAGAGCTTGCAAAACACGTAATGGAAGATGCCGACCCAACGTTTCCATCAAAAGTAAAAGAAGGTGATATACTTGTTGCTGGCAAAAACTTTGGTTGCGGGTCTTCAAGAGAACACGCTCCTCTTGCCATCAAGGGTGCTGGAATTGCTGCAGTAGTAGCTGAATCTTTTGCAAGAATATTCTTTAGAAATGCTATTAACTTAGGCTTATTAATCATAGAATCTCCGGAAGCTGCAAGAGAGGCTGAGGAAGGAGATATTTTAGAGATTGATATTAACCAAGGTGTTATAAGAAATGTTACTAAAAATAAAGAGTATAAGATAAAACCTCTACCGGAAAATCTACAAGCTATTTTAAAAGCCGGCGGCTTGATGGAATACGCTAAGGAAAAAATAAAAAATGCTTCGTAA
- a CDS encoding N-6 DNA methylase, with translation MLDIQNISFINQKVNRYRLFGQHFTSEDVFNEFIFPEIKDKLYDYKFVDLFGGEGNLILPILKNIPEDKRIEYFRKHIFLFDIQSEIVEKAIKKAEDYGIPKEIASENIKCLDTLKNYPEYLLNDDLPVYHITNPPYLYIGYIKKHKETQKYLQYFQGDNKGYQDLYQIALINDLNHKIQKMIYVIPTNFIFSSSGANKIRDMFFKVYRINKAVIFEKKIFENTGINVGIFFFERKDKISIHDVVFEGLKISDTNIKKRTYILTPKNHYRAGNEFEDFVERHRAKNPLSVKFYLTHDEVQSNKGNKSIIVVDANDFSKIGYTKKEIKVNEQLYNKIESNILYVRTIDTGSLDKRAGLYIIQEDFQADGIIVSKPYRTHPIQIFLNPILPIHMQYLLKNYFNLILEYLREITDSEFMTTYKYSDSIYTRKYLGLSQVKKIIETFPWSILNQRMENVFYKSVKEKDINKVLKILKENL, from the coding sequence ATGCTTGATATTCAAAATATCAGCTTTATTAACCAAAAAGTTAATAGATACAGATTATTTGGACAACATTTTACATCAGAAGATGTATTCAATGAGTTTATTTTTCCCGAAATAAAAGATAAGTTGTATGACTATAAATTTGTAGACTTATTTGGTGGAGAGGGAAATCTAATTCTACCAATACTTAAAAACATACCGGAAGATAAGAGGATTGAGTATTTTAGAAAACATATTTTTTTATTTGATATTCAGAGTGAAATTGTGGAAAAAGCTATAAAAAAGGCGGAAGATTATGGAATACCAAAAGAAATTGCTTCAGAAAATATAAAATGCTTAGATACTTTAAAAAACTATCCTGAGTATTTACTAAATGATGATTTACCTGTTTACCACATTACAAATCCACCTTATTTATACATTGGATATATAAAAAAACATAAAGAAACACAAAAATATCTGCAGTATTTTCAAGGAGATAATAAAGGATATCAAGACCTTTATCAGATAGCATTGATTAACGATTTAAATCATAAAATACAAAAAATGATATATGTAATTCCAACTAATTTTATTTTTAGCTCTTCAGGAGCAAACAAAATAAGAGATATGTTTTTTAAAGTATATAGAATAAATAAGGCTGTTATCTTTGAGAAAAAAATATTTGAAAATACAGGTATAAATGTTGGTATTTTCTTTTTTGAGAGAAAAGATAAAATATCTATCCATGATGTTGTATTTGAAGGTTTGAAGATTAGTGATACAAATATCAAAAAAAGAACTTACATTTTAACACCAAAAAATCATTACAGAGCTGGGAACGAATTTGAGGATTTTGTGGAGAGACACAGAGCAAAAAATCCTTTAAGTGTAAAATTTTATTTAACGCACGATGAAGTACAGAGTAATAAAGGAAATAAATCTATTATTGTTGTTGATGCAAATGATTTTAGTAAGATAGGATATACTAAAAAGGAAATAAAAGTTAATGAGCAGCTTTATAACAAGATAGAATCAAACATTCTATATGTTAGAACGATAGACACAGGTTCTTTAGATAAAAGGGCAGGATTATATATAATACAAGAAGATTTCCAAGCTGATGGAATTATAGTTTCTAAGCCTTATAGGACACATCCAATTCAAATATTTTTAAATCCCATTTTACCTATTCATATGCAATATCTCTTAAAGAATTATTTTAATTTAATTCTTGAATATTTAAGAGAAATCACAGATAGTGAGTTTATGACTACATATAAATATTCTGACAGTATATACACAAGGAAATATTTAGGCTTATCGCAAGTAAAAAAAATAATAGAAACGTTTCCTTGGTCAATTTTAAACCAAAGAATGGAAAATGTATTTTATAAATCGGTTAAAGAAAAAGATATTAATAAAGTTTTAAAAATCTTAAAGGAGAATTTGTAG